One genomic segment of Plasmodium cynomolgi strain B DNA, chromosome 14, whole genome shotgun sequence includes these proteins:
- a CDS encoding rac-beta serine/threonine protein kinase (putative) encodes MSHMKFFKYFSEKNRQKNNAPPESSCGMSFHKKKFRKYLHFLISRTKGEGKKVITNKKNNLEKEEQKGGEKNGSIPPIENSNTQRKSIKVEKNGKHANKASDANRASDASNANRASDASNANSAINASNGKISKKKHFIDLFAPSKHVKMRKHSNCLMKKEGVSRNSVERTKLFKLNYDYHNKRRGHLFKFPFLKRNNYKNEEIEDFMQMNTTAGLEFSTDSQMNNYKNQVDRRYGWAPSYGIRNFCKMYSKGGIFQNSKNAHGENGDMLTNNMYMYAKTILEEQGRGGMRKQKSATPAKKAEAAKSSKFKGF; translated from the coding sequence ATGAGTCATATgaagttttttaaatatttctcgGAAAAGAATAGGCAGAAGAACAACGCCCCCCCGGAGAGCTCCTGCGGCATGtcatttcacaaaaaaaagtttcgaaaatatttacacttTTTAATCAGCAGAACTAAgggggaaggcaaaaaagtaattacgaataaaaagaacaacctggagaaggaagagcaaaaaggaggagagaaGAATGGCAGCATCCCCCCAATTGAAAACAGTAATACGCAACGAAAGTCCatcaaagtggaaaaaaatggaaaacacgCAAATAAGGCAAGTGATGCAAATAGGGCAAGTGATGCAAGTAATGCAAATAGGGCAAGTGATGCCAGCAATGCAAACAGTGCCATTAATGCCAGCAATGGCaagatttcaaaaaagaagcattttaTTGACCTTTTCGCACCAAGCAAACACGtcaaaatgagaaaacaCAGCAACTGCCttatgaaaaaagaaggagtgTCGCGCAATAGTGTAGAGAGGACCAAATTATTTAAACTCAATTACGATTATCACAATAAAAGAAGGGGGCATTTATTCaagtttccatttttaaagagaaataattacaaaaatgaggaaattGAAGACTTTATGCAAATGAACACTACTGCAGGACTTGAATTTTCGACGGATTCCCAGATGAacaattataaaaatcaGGTAGACAGAAGATATGGCTGGGCCCCTTCGTATGGAATTcgaaatttttgcaaaatgtacTCTAAGGGGggcatttttcaaaattcgaaaaatgcGCATGGAGAGAATGGAGACATGCTTACCAAtaacatgtacatgtatgcaaAGACCATCTTAGAGGAACAAGGTCGAGGGGGGATGCGCAAGCAGAAATCGGCTACCCCCGCTAAGAAGGCCGAAGCTGCCAAATCGTCCAAGTTCAAGGGGTTC